A single Methylomonas sp. AM2-LC DNA region contains:
- a CDS encoding AIR synthase-related protein — protein MRSDSAPLHTLVSVMLDAAQTDVYCLRDPTRGGLAAVLNELAQQSGVGMLIDENCIPVKNDVKAACEILGLDPLYIANEGKLVCICSAAAAQPLLTAMRQHPLGKEAMQIGTVQGDAQRFVQMKTAFGGRRIIDWPVGEQLPRIC, from the coding sequence CTGCGTTCGGATTCTGCGCCTTTACATACTTTGGTGTCTGTTATGTTGGATGCTGCACAGACAGATGTCTATTGTTTACGCGATCCTACCCGAGGTGGTTTGGCAGCAGTCTTGAATGAATTAGCGCAACAATCGGGTGTAGGGATGTTAATTGACGAAAATTGTATTCCTGTTAAAAACGATGTTAAAGCAGCTTGTGAAATACTGGGTTTAGACCCCTTGTATATCGCTAATGAAGGTAAATTAGTTTGTATCTGTTCTGCTGCTGCCGCACAACCATTGTTAACGGCCATGCGCCAACACCCACTTGGTAAAGAGGCAATGCAAATCGGTACAGTACAAGGGGACGCACAGCGGTTTGTGCAAATGAAGACTGCTTTTGGTGGTCGGCGTATTATTGATTGGCCGGTTGGGGAGCAGTTGCCGCGAATTTGCTGA